One Vicia villosa cultivar HV-30 ecotype Madison, WI linkage group LG5, Vvil1.0, whole genome shotgun sequence genomic window, TAACATGATGTATGGGGGTTCGTTCGATAAGATCCAACAACGGACAATGCACTAGTGGGGTGGGATTAAGTGTCTCAATTTTGACGAAGTCCCACCTATTCCTTTGTCTACTAAATGGATATTACAAATTGGGTTTCCTTTTCCAGTCTCGTTGCCAGTCTGGAACAATTTTCTCTAATTCCTTGCTGAATTTGGTGAAGCGAGAATTGACATTGTTGGGCTTCCCTTTTATGCCCATGTGTTCTTTTCGGGCTAGCCTTTGGTTCACGAAAGAGGAAGTGGGAAAGTATTATGAGTGAGAGTTGGTGGCACTAGGaacataaatattaaatactaGTCTCATCATTGAAATGTTTTGCACTAATACCTTTACATATGGCTTCAAGCCTTTGTGATAGGGAATGGTGTCATCGTTTAGGGTATTAAAGTGCACTTAAGTACCGTTGCGATCACGAGGTTAATATCATCCAATGATGTTGCCTCTTGAACTTCCTTCTATTTTGTACTGTAGATTCGCCCTCTTCGCCTCTTTATATAAAGTTAGTTCCTTCCCACGAATAATTTTTTATCCTTTTGCTCAAGAactgttctttttctttttaccaGTTACCTTGAGTTTAGATGATACTTTGGCCAATTTACCCCTTTGTTCTTTCTTAATTTCGAACTCCCTTGTTACTTTCAAGTTTTTGGGTGATTTCCTTCGTGTTTTATTCTCCTCCATCTATAATTTTTTGAGGTAATACTTCTTATTTTATTCCATTATTATTATTCATGTTTTTTTTAGTCATGGCCAACCTAGAAGATCTAATCCCGAATTTCATAAATTTATCTAGTGGTAACTATATAAATTATACGTCTTCAATTCATATTATTGGGTATTGTAAAAACTCTGAAAAATTCAAATGAACTAAATTTCTagtacaaaataataaatattaaaattttcgaatAAATTTGCAACGTACTAAAAATTTCAAGTAAACTACCAAAATTTTGTTAATACCAAAAATATAAAGGTGCCGGATATGATTTTGGAGGTGACATGTAGAAACCTCTTTTAAAAGGAATGTAGTTGTTAAGTGTTTctaataggcttttaaaaaataaataaaaaatataatttaatttaatattttttccaTAATCAAAATTTCTAAATCCATTTCAACGAATTCACCTTTTTCttggtttatttttctttttattgcttttTCCTTTATTTATTAGTAATAACTATCAACTATTACTACTTTTAAAATGcctacttttttttctttcaaccaACAAATTCCATACTTTTCCGTTTTAAAGTGTATATGAGTCATTTCCTTCTAACACTTGACTCATCCACTTAATTTACATGCATCAACTTTATCacatactataaattaaaatgtttatAGACATATTTGATATTTTCAATATTATCTCTATTAGTTAAAATTTCTAAttggatttattaattattaataaccaATACTACTTTTAAAGAAGGATATCTTATCTATCTACTTATAGTTTAAAAATATCCAAATCCTACGAAAATTATTCTCTTCAAATCAAATTACTTTCTTTGCGCCAAACAAAAATTCCTTATTTTTCCGTTTTACGCAAAGGGTATATTTGTCATTTCCATCTTACACTTGACTTATCCACTTAAATACGGCGCCGTATCATTCGGAGAACATGACAGCTGGCCAAAGAAGCGAAAAACAACTTCTATTGTTGTTTGTTTGGTTTCTTCTTCTATGCCGCAATTCACAAATTCACTTTCacaactctctctctttctctctctgaaAATCGATTATTAAATAATCACTTCTGAGTAATTTACAATTCAGCTTCTACAATGGTTCAGCTTATGAGATCTGATTCTGATAATCACTTCATCAAAAAGGTTAAACTGGAGGAGTCTCAACTACAAGACGATGATGTTCGTTGTCTTCCCAACAAACGACCTAGATTTGATTTCAATTTAGATTCTTCTCccaaggttttttttttctttttcttttatatgtGTTATGTTTGTTTGTTATGTTTATTGCTACTTTTGATTCTGACTctaaatttgtgtttttttttttgtttggagcAGTGTGATTTAAGCGACGATTCAGCTCCGATTTCACCGGGTTTATACAACCCTTTGAATGAACCAAGTCCTCTTGGTTTGCGTTTGAAGAAAAGTCCTTCACTTTTGGATTTGATTCAGATGAGGCTTTCTGAGCAGCATGATTCTAAGAAGAAAGATCAGAAGGCTTCTGCTGCAGCTGCTGCTGCTGATTCTAAACTCAAGGCTTCTAATTTTCCTGCTACTGTTTTGAAAATTGGAACTTGGGAGGTATGATACTAAGACcatagtttttgttttgttttgttagtGGAAATAGAAATGATTAAGTAAGAAGAAAAACATGTTggtgatgattatgatgatgtgATTGTTGTTATGTGTGGTGATCTTGCAGTATAAATCTAGATATGAAGGAGATTTGGTGGCAAAGTGTTACTTTGCAAAGCATAAGCTTGTTTGGGAAGTTCTTGATGGTTGTCTTAAGAATAAGATTGAGATTCCTTGGTCTGATATCATGGCTCTTAAGGCTAACTACCCTGAGGATGCACCAGGGACACTTGAAGTTGTTGTAAgtatctttcttttttttggtGTTACTGCTTAGTAGATTTTGGATCACAATTATGTGTTATGCTAAGTTGTTGATTTTATATGTTGTAGCTTGCAAGGAGGCCTTTGTTTTTTAGGGAGATCAATCCACAACCAAGGAAGCATACCTTGTGGCAAGCAACATCAGACTTTACCGGCGGACAAGCCAGCATTCATAGGTATAGTAATTGAgtttaataagatataatatcagTGCAAATCAGTATTGTGTTATTGATGCTGGATAATGAAAAGCTGAAAAACCCGCCATATAAAGTCGCTGTATCCGTCACAAGTCGGTTATGCTCCGTGACAAAATTCTGTTGTAAAACGGCGCTATTTGCCACAGCTTGCTTGCCGCCTTCCTTCACAATTGGCCATGACACCTCAATTCGTTGTGTCGTTGCTATGGCTAATATTTGACAACATTGGTGAAAATTAGTTATATACTTACATCCAACATCCAGACCTATTTCTTTCCAGAAGTGAGATAACGCGGCAAAATAGTAGATTTGTATTGAATGTTGTCGTAAAACTTGTTTTTACACCGACAATCTAAATTAGGTAATCCCAAGAGTAATCCCAAGAGTTGACCGATTGGTGAAGGCTTGAAACCTCAGAGtgtgtgctcctctcaagatgTCGGGCTTGAATCCCATTGATGCTAACAATTTCTGTGTTGGGTATGGCATCAATTGGGCCTTCACTAGTGGACAGTGAGATTGGATTAGTGACCGAATACCGAGtttcaaaaaaaagaagtaaattaGGTTTATCCTACATCCAATATAAACCCTCCATCTTAACaccatttattaattttaaaaggcAGTTACAAAAGTGAGATAATTTGAcaacttaattaattttaaaactagtTCGCACATGCATATACACGTTAAATCCATAAATATTTGTGACAGTTATCTTTCATCTcaagtttttatatttttgagGTTTTTATATCTTTCATCTTTTGGTACTAAGGTGGTTTTGTTCTGATTTTTTAATGATGTTTATTCTCTATGTTGTTGTTATAGGCGACACTTTATGCAATGCCCTCAAGGTTTGTTAGGGAGGCATTTTGAGAAGCTCATACAGTGTGATCCCCGTCTCAATTTTCTGAGCCAACAGCAGGATTTCGTGTTGGAGTCTCCTTATTTTGAGACTGGAACTGCAATTCACGATCACATTGAATCCAGTGATGGTTTTGATCGAAAAAGTGAAGGGCAACCTGGGATTTTCGGGTTGCAGCAGGATGTGGAATCTGGATCTGCAGGTCAATCATCTTCCTCTAGAAGTGAACATAATCTTATGGGTAAAGCTGTTGAAAACAATTTCCAAGAAATTACCTCGCCTAGCTCAGGTAATTGCTTTCGATTTGTTTTATATTATCATTTGAATTCGATTTGATGGTCATTCTACATGCCTCATGTttccaccatcatcatcatcaccatcatcatcatcatcatcatcatcatcatcatttgaaAACGatataatttcatattttattatcATGTGCAGTGATGAACCCTCATGCAATCAGAGGTTTCAAGAGCCGAGGAGCTGAATCATTGAAGTTTCTCAGCAATTTGGATCAGATCAAATTGCCCGGTCTTCACCCTTCTATGTCGATTGAAGATCTGGTTAACCACATCGGACACTGCATTACAGAACAGATGGGACCTGAAAACTCCAGCTTCGCTAGCGACAGATCAAAGTTGGAGGAATTCACGCAGTATTTATTCAACGACTCTCAAATCCAACCTGCCTCTGATGAACAGAATCTCATGTCAAGGGTGAACTCCTTCTACAACCTTCTTCAGAAGGACCCTTCAACAGCCGAAAACAAAACTGTTCGAAACAGTAATATTTTCAATATAGCTGAAGATAGAAAAGTTGATGAGCGTAATCATGCTGAATGCAAAAGTAAAATGGTCGAATTTGAAATTCAACAAGATGAGGATGATGCTGATGATTCTGGTAGTCAGCAAGAAAATGGTTTAACCAGGAAGGAATCAGCTGGAGAGTTACTTCTTAATCTTCCAAGGATTAATTCAATGCCACATTTTCTGTTTCCTATGCCTGAGGATTCTGGTAGTCATGTTAGATAGTGATTTTCTGATATAAGCTTGGAACTTGGAAGTATCACAGAACAAGAACAAACCTCTATGTGTAGTTTTCAACAgtgtgaatattttattttatgtgcaTTTGGTTACTCAAACTCAATGGGATTCAGAGATTTTCATTGATGAAGAATCCCAACAGTGATGTTTATAGTTGTTATTAAACAAAATAAGACAAAAACATGTTGATCGTGTGTTTGGGAGAGACAACACCTTGTTGGCCTTTATAAAGGGACCCGTTTAGTTCTATTAGTTactgattttattttcattgCAAATCATGAACATTAAAGAATGCATTATACAATTTTTTAGATTACATTTTGAAAAGCAGTTGTagtaattttgtaattttataaaCATGAAATTAATTTGCAGATTTTCCAATAAAAACCTTTCTCTATTTAGTCGACTATTTTCACCACTCCAAAGACACCACCACTCTAATCATTATTGAACATCACTTCATCAACTTCAAATCGCCAATTTGATTTGAGTATCTGACCACTATCGATCATCCACCATCGATATATCCATATTCGATCACCATTATACTTTCGATCGCCCGTCCACTGTAATTTCTAATCATCAATCTAACCACTATCGATTATCCACTATCGTACCATTTTATTCTAGATCATCTGTCCACTGCAATTTCTAATCAACACTTTGACCACTATCAATCATCCACCACTGTTGTATCCATATCTGATCACCATTCTATTCACTTTTGATCACCCGTCCACCGCCGACTCCTTTTCTAACCACTCTCGATCACCCGTCCACCGCCGACTCCTTTTCTAACCACTCCCGACTATTATAATGATAACTATTTTGACCACTAGAAACCACCACACCACTGACCATCACTCTTATCAATGTCCATCGTTCTCTAACTATCGATTACCACTTTATCCACAACTGACTACCATTATAACCATCATCTTGACCATCTTAAACCTCGATTTCCACTTTATCCACAACCGACTACCATTATAACCATCATCTTGATCGTCTTAAACCACTCCTCAGACCATCATTGATTACCACTATCAACTATTACTTTGCAGGTGGGTGGCTATTTTAATCATTGctacataaataattatattatatatttataatattttaagtattaaaattattttaattattaataaaaccatcacttttataaatttaaaatagtgaaaatatttttaactaaCACTTCAAATTTAATCTGCTAATTTATCAATTAAGTGCAATCTTATCCGCTGTCTTTTATAAATTCATCTTCTTTTAAATCCTTAACCTATGAAGTCTAAATTTGGACATGAACACAATATGGATACGGACATGAAGACACCGCTAAtgtaaaaaacatttatatatattttatatattaataaaataatataatttatgagCCAATTTATGAAGAGATTAAAATAATAACCAAAatttatgtttatttaaatttagtactttcaattaaaaaaaaacttaaatggaGTACTTTCAATTAAAAAATTATCTGAAACATAATGATACAAATCATATTAGTCACTCAATGTTGAAAAAACAAGTCTCTCATCCAAAGACAAGTTATTACATATAACATGAGTGCAACATAGACAAATAATCTATAACATATCTAATTAACATAAACATTTATGTAATTAACATAAACACAACACAAAACAAAGACAATTTACAAATAATAACACTAGTGAAGCGCCGTCACCGACTTATGTAATTAATTACAGGAAACAAAAGCAGAGACAAtaataaagaaagaaaaggaatgaGTATCAAAAGAGAAATAGTGGAATAGAGACAGTGACGACGATGGAATACCGACGTGCGgcgaagataaaaacaatcaaagaagatgaaaacaaaaagagaagATGAAAAAACATGGAATACAAGTTTATAGTGGAATCTAAAAGGTaaaaaacacttatttttttaaattctgaGAATTTGAGAGGTTGACGTGTCTTTTATTTGAAATAATGTATCGTATCTGTGTCCGCtgtatttcaatttatttttttcgCTCGACACTTCAAAAACGTGTCTGATACGTGTCGTATGTGTGTCAGTGTCCGATACGTGTCCGGTGCGGGGACACGCCTTCTAATTGGCGTGTCGGAGCTTCATAGTCCTTAACAGTTATCTGAGTTtaacaaaaaacaaaattttcctACTGTATACCCAAATGTATTGAGCATTTCATGATTATTACTATAAGGAGTAATTTGGTttctgataaaaaataaataaaataacactttGCTTCTGTGTTTGAGATAAACAATTATGTTCAGTAGTGTTTGATTATCCCAATATTAATATTACTACTACTATATGCATTCTAATAACATACGTTGGAGAAAATCTACAAATGAATATAACAATCACGAGCATGCACACACTGATAGTATAAAACAATGCATCTTCAAGGTTCATCTTGGCCTTCACCTCCCATTTCTTGCCCTTCATCTGTCATTTGCTCAGTTTCTTGTATCATGTTCATAAGCATGTTCACTTGTTCTTGAAGCATATTGTTTTCTCTTTCGAGTCGAGAGCGCTTGCTTCGTTCGTCCACAAGTTGCACTTGCAAATGCTCAAGACACCGCGAATCCTCCTCTAGTTGTTCGTTTAGTCCATCTATTTCCCTGTCCTGTAACAAAAGTCGTCAAACGCAGCAGCCTCAGTTTCATGCGAAAAATGCTTAGATTGTGTTATTAGTACTCTTAGAGGAAACTTGGAATATAATATAACCTTTCTGTTCATTTCTTGGACGGCAATTCTGCGCATCTtttcaacaacatcaacattgaCAAGCTTCCGTTTCTTTCCGATCAGCCACCCCTTTGGATAGTTTGCGGACTCAAAGTCAGGGGGAGGAAGCAAGGACTCAGCCGAGGGTCGTCGACCATTGATGTTATTTATAGGTTCTAATGGTTCAAACAAGGCCTTCCGACGTTCagaaagctcagaaacttcagtTGTGTCAAGCATCTCCACATTCGGAGGAGTATCTTCCTGTTGGCTGGGTGGCGTTTTAGCTTTATCTTCTGATGATACCTCTGAATCCCTACCGCTAGCTGCAGTGAACAAGTTACCATTTTTTTTGCCACTCATAGTAAAACTTTGTAATGCAAATGCAAGAAAAGATCATACAGGAAAACAACACTTTCAACAAATATTCGCATCCATAATCAAATAGTTGAGTTCATCTAGTTAATAAACTTTTGAATCGAAACAAAATATCCAAGATCGACCTCTCATTAAAACAATCTTTGACTCGACTTTACTCAAGAGGGTAATAATGTTCATATGGTTAGATGAACAATAAAGAAGAGTAATATCAAAACTGAAAGTCACACATGCAAGAAACCAAAAATAGAGGCCACAATAAAAAGGGTTAGTTGGAAGTGGAGACCACAGTTAGTTGTTCAATAACTGAACACAGGATAAGATAATGGCTACACTATCTCAACAGCCACATGCATTTCTATTCCTCCATTTGTACTTTACAAAATTCAATACATCATCAATTTCCATGATCCCAAAACTAACAATCTTGCTTaactatcaatttttatttatataagaaTAGTCTAGTGGTTGAGGTGACAGACTTAAGAAGCTGAGTGATAAGAAAACTATAAAGCACCGAAACGGACATCGGCCGCAAGACTGACACAGAGACATTGCGGGTTTGAAC contains:
- the LOC131601096 gene encoding uncharacterized protein LOC131601096, giving the protein MVQLMRSDSDNHFIKKVKLEESQLQDDDVRCLPNKRPRFDFNLDSSPKCDLSDDSAPISPGLYNPLNEPSPLGLRLKKSPSLLDLIQMRLSEQHDSKKKDQKASAAAAAADSKLKASNFPATVLKIGTWEYKSRYEGDLVAKCYFAKHKLVWEVLDGCLKNKIEIPWSDIMALKANYPEDAPGTLEVVLARRPLFFREINPQPRKHTLWQATSDFTGGQASIHRRHFMQCPQGLLGRHFEKLIQCDPRLNFLSQQQDFVLESPYFETGTAIHDHIESSDGFDRKSEGQPGIFGLQQDVESGSAGQSSSSRSEHNLMGKAVENNFQEITSPSSVMNPHAIRGFKSRGAESLKFLSNLDQIKLPGLHPSMSIEDLVNHIGHCITEQMGPENSSFASDRSKLEEFTQYLFNDSQIQPASDEQNLMSRVNSFYNLLQKDPSTAENKTVRNSNIFNIAEDRKVDERNHAECKSKMVEFEIQQDEDDADDSGSQQENGLTRKESAGELLLNLPRINSMPHFLFPMPEDSGSHVR
- the LOC131601097 gene encoding protein HEADING DATE REPRESSOR 1, translated to MVMDDVLNGFSPVSTPKISWKSRRRSASGRDSEVSSEDKAKTPPSQQEDTPPNVEMLDTTEVSELSERRKALFEPLEPINNINGRRPSAESLLPPPDFESANYPKGWLIGKKRKLVNVDVVEKMRRIAVQEMNRKDREIDGLNEQLEEDSRCLEHLQVQLVDERSKRSRLERENNMLQEQVNMLMNMIQETEQMTDEGQEMGGEGQDEP